From Polynucleobacter difficilis, a single genomic window includes:
- a CDS encoding glutathione S-transferase, translated as MKIIGSLTSPYARKVRIVLAEKKIEADFVPENVWVPETTIGQHNPLGKIPCLVTDDGSAIFDSRVIVEYVDTLSPVGKLIPADGRERAAVKTWEALADGILDAGILARLEATWRPAEQQSPAWIERQMSKIDAALKTMSIGLGESNYCHHNQFSLADIAVGCALGYLDFRFPSLDWRTPHPNLAAFYQGLMQRQSFKDTVPPAA; from the coding sequence ATGAAAATAATTGGATCACTTACCAGCCCTTACGCCCGCAAAGTACGGATTGTCCTAGCCGAAAAGAAGATTGAGGCCGATTTTGTGCCTGAAAACGTCTGGGTTCCCGAAACCACCATTGGGCAACATAACCCTCTGGGGAAGATTCCCTGCCTAGTGACGGACGATGGCAGTGCTATTTTTGATTCACGGGTAATCGTGGAATACGTCGATACCTTGAGCCCCGTTGGTAAGTTAATTCCGGCCGATGGTCGTGAGCGTGCCGCGGTTAAAACCTGGGAAGCATTGGCAGATGGGATCTTGGATGCCGGTATTTTGGCCAGACTAGAAGCAACCTGGCGACCAGCAGAGCAGCAAAGCCCTGCTTGGATTGAGCGCCAAATGAGCAAAATCGATGCAGCCCTGAAAACTATGTCGATTGGCCTAGGCGAATCCAATTACTGCCACCACAATCAATTTAGTCTTGCTGATATTGCGGTGGGCTGCGCCTTGGGTTACCTGGATTTTCGCTTTCCATCGCTGGACTGGCGCACGCCCCATCCCAACCTAGCGGCTTTCTACCAAGGACTCATGCAGCGGCAGTCTTTTAAAGACACGGTCCCACCCGCAGCGTAA
- the mnmA gene encoding tRNA 2-thiouridine(34) synthase MnmA, which yields MLDLQSSAIPLSQPSKVVVGMSGGVDSSVTAWLLKQQGFEVIGLFMKNWEDDDNSEYCSSRQDWLDVVSVADLIGIDVEAVNFAAEYRERVFAEFLREYSAGRTPNPDVLCNAEIKFKAFLDHAMALGADAIATGHYARARHAVEGVQLLKGLDASKDQSYFLHRLSQQQLAKVMFPLGEMAKTEVRKLADQIGLPNARKKDSTGICFIGERPFREFLNRYLPTTPGPIKTPDGKTVGEHMGLAFFTLGQRKGIGVGGSQDGNGDAWYVARKDMASNTLYIAQGHAHPWLSSQHLNAIDASWISGAMPLAGAYGAKTRYRQADANCTLEMASAGFALQFADSQWAITPGQSAVVYDGDICLGGGIISASPE from the coding sequence ATGCTCGACCTTCAATCTTCCGCAATTCCGCTGTCTCAGCCCTCAAAAGTCGTGGTGGGGATGTCTGGGGGCGTGGATTCGTCCGTAACGGCTTGGCTTTTAAAACAGCAAGGCTTTGAAGTTATTGGACTTTTTATGAAAAACTGGGAGGACGACGACAATAGCGAGTATTGCTCCAGCCGCCAAGATTGGCTCGATGTAGTCTCGGTTGCCGACCTGATTGGGATTGACGTAGAGGCGGTGAACTTTGCTGCAGAGTACCGGGAGCGTGTTTTTGCTGAATTTTTACGCGAATACAGCGCCGGCCGCACCCCCAATCCCGATGTCTTGTGCAATGCCGAAATCAAATTTAAAGCGTTTTTGGACCACGCCATGGCCTTGGGCGCAGACGCCATCGCCACTGGGCACTACGCCCGTGCAAGGCACGCCGTGGAGGGTGTACAGCTTCTAAAGGGGCTCGATGCCAGCAAGGATCAAAGTTATTTTTTACATCGCCTGAGTCAGCAGCAGCTGGCAAAGGTGATGTTTCCACTCGGCGAAATGGCCAAGACCGAAGTACGCAAGTTGGCTGACCAAATTGGTTTACCAAACGCACGTAAAAAAGACTCGACTGGCATTTGCTTTATTGGCGAGCGGCCGTTTCGGGAATTTTTAAATCGCTACCTGCCGACTACTCCAGGCCCGATTAAAACCCCGGATGGCAAGACCGTGGGTGAGCACATGGGCTTGGCATTTTTTACCCTCGGCCAGCGCAAAGGGATTGGGGTTGGTGGTAGCCAAGATGGCAATGGGGATGCTTGGTACGTTGCGCGCAAAGATATGGCGAGCAATACCCTGTATATCGCTCAGGGCCACGCACATCCTTGGCTGAGCAGCCAGCATTTAAATGCAATCGATGCGAGTTGGATTAGTGGTGCAATGCCATTGGCAGGCGCTTATGGAGCCAAAACACGCTATCGCCAAGCGGATGCTAATTGCACCTTGGAGATGGCATCTGCTGGGTTCGCGCTGCAATTTGCGGATTCCCAGTGGGCGATTACGCCCGGTCAATCTGCTGTGGTGTACGACGGTGATATTTGCTTGGGCGGCGGGATTATTTCTGCGAGCCCAGAATAG
- a CDS encoding Re/Si-specific NAD(P)(+) transhydrogenase subunit alpha, whose amino-acid sequence MRIGVPLETRPGETRVAATPETVKKLISQGHQFIIQSGAGNGASVPDSAYEAVGATIGSAADAFAAEMVLKVRSPQADELKQIKSGTVLIGMLDPFDNEAIAAMASQGITAFALEAAPRTTRAQSMDVLSSQANIAGYKAVMLAANEYQRFMPMLMTAAGTVKAARILILGAGVAGLQAIATAKRLGAVIEASDVRPAAKEQIESLGAKFVDVPYETDEEREIAKGVGGYARPMPESWMKRQAALVAERAMQADIVIATALIPGRKPPVLLHSETVAKMKPGSVVIDLAAGRGENGSGNCPLTRADQIVDANGVKIVGHTNLPSMVAADASALYARNVLDFMKLIINKEAQLAIPAAADDDIVAACLMCRDGQAVRTN is encoded by the coding sequence ATGCGCATTGGAGTGCCACTAGAAACCAGACCGGGGGAAACTCGGGTTGCAGCCACACCGGAGACGGTCAAAAAGCTGATCAGCCAAGGTCATCAATTCATTATTCAATCCGGTGCCGGTAACGGTGCCAGCGTCCCAGATTCAGCCTATGAAGCCGTTGGCGCCACCATTGGTAGCGCTGCCGACGCTTTTGCGGCGGAGATGGTGCTCAAGGTTCGTAGCCCACAGGCCGACGAACTCAAGCAAATCAAATCCGGAACCGTGCTGATTGGCATGCTCGATCCATTTGATAACGAGGCGATTGCAGCGATGGCCAGCCAAGGCATTACCGCCTTTGCCCTCGAGGCAGCGCCACGTACTACCCGCGCCCAGAGCATGGATGTGCTGTCTTCTCAGGCCAACATCGCAGGCTACAAAGCCGTCATGCTTGCCGCCAACGAATATCAGCGCTTTATGCCTATGCTGATGACCGCAGCAGGTACGGTTAAGGCAGCGCGCATACTCATTTTGGGTGCTGGCGTTGCAGGTCTGCAAGCCATTGCGACAGCCAAGCGCCTAGGCGCTGTGATTGAGGCGTCCGATGTGCGTCCTGCCGCAAAAGAACAAATCGAATCGCTTGGCGCGAAGTTTGTGGATGTGCCTTACGAGACCGATGAAGAGCGCGAGATCGCTAAAGGTGTTGGTGGCTATGCACGCCCCATGCCCGAGTCTTGGATGAAACGCCAAGCTGCCTTGGTTGCTGAGCGCGCCATGCAAGCGGATATTGTGATTGCGACCGCCTTAATTCCAGGACGCAAGCCACCTGTCTTATTGCACAGCGAGACCGTAGCCAAGATGAAGCCGGGTTCAGTCGTGATCGATTTGGCTGCAGGCCGTGGTGAAAATGGCTCTGGCAATTGCCCCCTTACTCGCGCCGATCAAATTGTCGATGCGAATGGTGTGAAGATTGTTGGCCATACGAATTTACCCAGCATGGTTGCAGCAGATGCGTCGGCACTCTACGCGCGCAACGTACTGGACTTTATGAAGCTCATCATTAATAAAGAAGCGCAGCTGGCCATTCCTGCTGCTGCCGATGATGACATTGTTGCAGCCTGCCTCATGTGTCGTGATGGCCAAGCTGTCCGTACCAATTAA
- a CDS encoding proton-translocating transhydrogenase family protein — protein sequence MDAAAIQSILTVQNITVFVLAIFVGYHVVWNVTPALHTPLMAVTNAISGIIIVGALLQTEVINGDEITLTSLIGALAVFLASINIFGGFMVTRRMLEMFKKKAPKNEAAGTK from the coding sequence ATGGATGCAGCTGCAATTCAAAGTATTCTTACGGTCCAAAACATTACGGTGTTTGTGCTGGCCATTTTTGTGGGCTACCACGTGGTTTGGAACGTTACACCCGCATTGCATACGCCCTTAATGGCGGTGACCAATGCGATTTCTGGAATTATCATCGTCGGCGCTTTGCTGCAAACCGAAGTAATCAATGGCGATGAAATTACCCTCACCAGCTTGATTGGCGCACTGGCCGTCTTCCTCGCCTCGATAAACATTTTTGGTGGCTTTATGGTCACTCGGCGCATGCTCGAAATGTTTAAAAAGAAGGCTCCTAAAAACGAAGCCGCTGGCACAAAGTAA
- a CDS encoding NAD(P)(+) transhydrogenase (Re/Si-specific) subunit beta gives MSNITAISYLISSVLFILALRGLSSPTTSRQGNVYGMIGMLLAVITTFLIPTFKPVYWLIGVAIVAGAIIGSIAAKRVQMTKMPELVALMHSFVGLSAVLIAIAAVINPAQDHSGAQKIELFIGAFIGAITFTASIIAFGKLSGKVSGKPVTFSGQHMLNLILAILMVAAGVVYFLTDSHAAFLAMCAVALVLGVTLIIPIGGADMPVVVSMLNSYSGWAAAGIGFTLNNPVLIIAGACVGSSGAILSYIMCKAMNRSIIAVLLGGFGAEAAAGGDDDGAPKNYKSGSAEDAAFLMTNADTVIIVPGYGLAVARAQHALKELTEKLTHHGVTVKYAIHPVAGRMPGHMNVLLAEAEVPYDQVFEMEDINSDFGQADVVLVLGANDVVNPAARTLGSPIFGMPILEAFKAKTIIVNKRSMAAGYAGLDNELFYMDKTMMVFGDAKKVIEDMVKAVD, from the coding sequence ATGTCTAATATCACAGCGATTTCTTATCTCATTTCTTCGGTACTTTTTATCCTCGCACTGCGGGGCTTATCGTCACCGACCACCTCCCGTCAAGGTAACGTGTATGGAATGATCGGCATGCTGCTCGCCGTCATCACCACATTCTTGATTCCAACATTTAAGCCGGTCTACTGGCTGATTGGCGTTGCCATTGTTGCTGGCGCGATCATCGGTTCGATTGCCGCTAAACGCGTGCAAATGACCAAGATGCCTGAGCTGGTTGCTTTAATGCACTCCTTCGTTGGTCTATCCGCGGTACTGATCGCAATTGCAGCAGTAATCAATCCCGCACAAGATCACTCGGGCGCGCAGAAGATCGAGCTCTTCATCGGCGCTTTCATCGGTGCGATTACCTTTACTGCCTCGATCATTGCTTTCGGTAAGCTGTCCGGCAAAGTCAGCGGCAAGCCAGTGACTTTCTCAGGCCAGCACATGCTGAACCTGATTCTTGCCATACTGATGGTTGCGGCTGGAGTGGTGTATTTCTTAACGGATAGTCATGCGGCCTTCCTGGCCATGTGCGCAGTTGCCTTGGTACTCGGCGTGACCTTGATCATCCCGATTGGTGGTGCCGATATGCCAGTGGTGGTGTCGATGCTCAATAGCTACTCGGGCTGGGCAGCAGCGGGCATTGGCTTTACGCTCAACAACCCCGTTTTGATCATTGCTGGCGCCTGCGTTGGCTCTTCAGGTGCAATTCTGTCTTACATCATGTGTAAGGCGATGAACCGTTCAATCATCGCAGTGTTGCTTGGCGGCTTTGGCGCTGAGGCAGCCGCCGGCGGTGACGATGATGGCGCCCCAAAGAACTACAAATCGGGCTCAGCTGAAGATGCGGCATTCTTGATGACCAATGCCGATACCGTGATCATTGTTCCGGGCTACGGTTTGGCGGTTGCGCGCGCGCAGCATGCACTCAAAGAGTTAACCGAGAAGTTGACTCACCATGGCGTAACGGTGAAGTATGCGATCCACCCAGTTGCCGGACGGATGCCTGGTCACATGAACGTCTTGCTAGCGGAAGCCGAAGTACCCTACGACCAAGTATTTGAAATGGAAGACATCAACAGCGACTTCGGTCAGGCTGATGTGGTTCTGGTTCTAGGCGCCAATGACGTGGTTAACCCAGCAGCGCGTACACTTGGTAGCCCAATCTTTGGCATGCCGATTCTGGAAGCGTTTAAAGCCAAAACTATCATTGTCAACAAGCGTTCGATGGCTGCTGGTTACGCCGGCTTAGATAACGAACTCTTCTATATGGATAAAACCATGATGGTCTTCGGTGATGCGAAGAAGGTCATCGAAGACATGGTCAAAGCGGTTGATTAA
- a CDS encoding Bug family tripartite tricarboxylate transporter substrate binding protein, which translates to MKKFPTLFCLIGLFCSATVFAQQTYPNRSIQMIMPLQAGSGVDILMRPIVQRMGENLNQAIVIENIPGGAGLIGATKVAQSPSEGYVLGAFNDSILTMVPNLYPKVEYDPITSFVPISQIASITFVMVANPSFSANTAADLVRIAKANPGKIDYASGGNGSPQHIGMEMFRQLTGAPLVHIPYRGAAAAVTDVMAGQVPVMISALSVVLPHIKSGKLKVLGVASKKRSSLLPNTPTIDESVRGYEFSTWGAIVAPKGTSSAVVSKINDSLAAALKDPKLREQLTQQGFEISPIGSENLKEVTAQGLVRMKRVIKEGGIEPN; encoded by the coding sequence GTGAAAAAATTTCCAACATTGTTTTGTCTTATTGGTCTTTTTTGTTCGGCCACTGTCTTTGCCCAGCAAACGTATCCGAATCGCAGCATTCAAATGATCATGCCCCTACAGGCTGGAAGTGGGGTTGATATATTGATGCGCCCCATTGTTCAACGTATGGGCGAAAACTTAAACCAAGCGATTGTGATTGAAAACATTCCAGGTGGGGCCGGTCTGATTGGGGCCACCAAAGTTGCACAATCGCCGTCTGAAGGCTATGTTTTAGGTGCTTTTAATGACAGTATTTTGACCATGGTGCCCAATTTATACCCAAAAGTGGAGTATGACCCCATCACCAGTTTTGTACCCATCTCCCAAATTGCATCGATCACCTTTGTCATGGTTGCCAACCCATCTTTTTCGGCGAACACAGCGGCTGATCTGGTACGAATTGCAAAAGCCAATCCTGGAAAAATTGACTATGCCTCGGGCGGAAATGGATCACCCCAGCATATCGGCATGGAAATGTTTCGCCAGCTAACTGGAGCTCCCTTGGTGCACATTCCATATCGCGGCGCTGCCGCTGCGGTAACGGATGTCATGGCCGGCCAAGTTCCGGTGATGATTAGCGCCTTATCGGTGGTATTGCCCCACATTAAGTCTGGCAAGCTTAAGGTGTTAGGTGTTGCCAGCAAAAAGCGGTCCTCTTTGCTTCCGAATACCCCAACCATCGATGAGAGTGTTCGCGGCTATGAATTCTCAACATGGGGTGCCATTGTTGCGCCAAAAGGTACGTCAAGCGCTGTGGTGAGCAAGATCAACGATTCCCTTGCTGCCGCACTAAAGGACCCTAAATTGCGCGAGCAACTGACACAGCAAGGATTTGAAATCAGTCCAATTGGATCTGAAAACCTCAAAGAAGTTACAGCGCAAGGATTGGTGCGCATGAAGCGAGTCATTAAAGAGGGTGGGATTGAGCCTAATTAA
- a CDS encoding cytochrome b/b6 domain-containing protein, translating to MGISTAFSKSVKNTLHLIGAVSFIMAYITADSESFRLVHVYCGYGFGIIFLLRLCWGAIAGGASSLGALWRRASMVKGIQADMKALEIQRLWNWNRWYGAFMGVFILVMYVLTPLLVLTGIGGYEEWGGKWLRAIFEGSHETLGEMYLFIIFVHLALVGVRYARTRLLESRAAVSDPAVN from the coding sequence ATGGGTATTTCAACTGCGTTCAGCAAGTCGGTGAAAAATACGCTGCATTTGATTGGGGCCGTATCATTCATTATGGCCTACATCACTGCAGACAGTGAGTCATTTCGTCTGGTGCATGTGTATTGTGGATATGGCTTCGGGATCATTTTTCTGTTGCGTTTGTGCTGGGGCGCAATTGCGGGTGGAGCTAGTTCGCTCGGCGCCCTATGGCGAAGGGCAAGTATGGTCAAGGGAATTCAAGCGGACATGAAGGCACTCGAGATACAACGCCTCTGGAACTGGAATCGGTGGTACGGCGCTTTCATGGGTGTATTTATTTTGGTGATGTATGTGTTAACGCCTTTGTTAGTGCTTACCGGGATTGGGGGCTATGAAGAATGGGGCGGCAAGTGGCTACGAGCAATCTTTGAGGGCTCTCATGAGACTCTGGGCGAAATGTACCTATTCATTATCTTTGTACATTTAGCGCTCGTAGGGGTGCGATACGCTCGTACGCGGCTACTGGAGTCTCGCGCTGCAGTCAGTGACCCTGCTGTTAATTGA
- a CDS encoding diheme cytochrome c, with amino-acid sequence MKDFISMLVLTALTYVAVGAASQLAMADSANRIPVERLPSYQAECASCHLAYPPGFLPAQSWSSIMSGLSKHYGTDASVEPKDAAEILAWLKRYAGSYKRVKEAPPENRITQSYWFQKKHRKIGVEDFAKPSVKSAANCNACHRHAEQGNFDDDDVQIPR; translated from the coding sequence ATGAAAGATTTTATTTCGATGCTGGTGCTAACTGCGTTGACGTACGTGGCAGTAGGAGCCGCCTCTCAATTGGCAATGGCGGATAGTGCAAATAGGATACCCGTTGAGCGTTTGCCGAGCTATCAAGCCGAGTGTGCGAGTTGCCATCTGGCGTATCCACCGGGATTTTTGCCGGCACAATCCTGGTCCTCTATTATGAGCGGCCTTAGCAAGCATTACGGAACCGATGCCTCTGTTGAGCCTAAGGATGCGGCGGAGATTTTAGCTTGGCTTAAGCGCTATGCAGGAAGTTATAAGCGTGTTAAAGAGGCGCCTCCAGAAAATCGAATCACCCAGTCCTATTGGTTTCAAAAGAAGCACCGCAAGATTGGGGTTGAAGATTTTGCTAAGCCCTCTGTGAAGAGTGCAGCCAATTGCAATGCATGCCATCGTCATGCCGAGCAAGGTAATTTTGACGATGACGATGTGCAGATTCCAAGGTAA
- a CDS encoding DUF1924 domain-containing protein yields MNSNTYSIHAKSALFMLLVFTAIAPAIAAETTPSKQLQYWADKAGSQANSDRGKIFFNSTHGKEWSCSSCHGNPPTSPGKHASTSKAIDPLAPSANPDALTDSARTDKWFRRNCNDVLGRECLPQEKADVLSYLISIKK; encoded by the coding sequence TACAGCATTCATGCTAAATCGGCTCTATTCATGCTCTTGGTCTTTACAGCAATAGCACCAGCAATTGCAGCAGAAACAACGCCCAGTAAACAACTGCAGTATTGGGCCGATAAAGCCGGTAGTCAAGCCAATAGCGATAGGGGGAAGATATTTTTTAATTCCACCCACGGCAAAGAGTGGTCCTGTTCATCGTGCCATGGTAACCCACCCACATCCCCAGGAAAGCATGCTAGTACCAGTAAGGCAATTGATCCTCTCGCACCATCTGCAAATCCAGATGCGCTTACCGACTCTGCCAGAACGGATAAATGGTTTCGCCGTAATTGCAACGACGTCCTTGGGCGGGAATGCCTACCCCAAGAAAAGGCGGACGTCTTGTCTTACCTCATCAGCATTAAAAAGTAG